The Pseudomonas asiatica genome has a segment encoding these proteins:
- a CDS encoding amino acid ABC transporter permease — MNYNWDWGVFFKSTGVGSETYLDWYVTGLGWTIAIAISAWIIALLLGSVLGVMRTVPNRVVAGIATAYVELFRNVPLLVQLFIWYFLVPDLLPEGLQEWFKQDLNPTTSALISVVICLGLFTAARVCEQVRTGIQALPRGQEAAARAMGFSLSQIYTNVLLPQAYRIIIPPLTSEFLNVFKNSSVASLIGLMELLAQTKQTAEFSANLFEAFTLATLIYFTLNMGLMLLMRMVEKKVSVPGLISVGGK; from the coding sequence ATGAATTACAACTGGGACTGGGGCGTGTTCTTCAAGTCCACCGGCGTGGGCAGCGAAACCTATCTGGACTGGTACGTCACCGGCCTGGGCTGGACCATCGCCATCGCCATCTCCGCCTGGATCATCGCCTTGCTGCTGGGCTCGGTCCTCGGTGTCATGCGTACCGTGCCGAACCGTGTGGTAGCAGGTATCGCCACTGCCTACGTGGAGCTGTTCCGCAACGTACCGCTGCTGGTGCAGCTGTTCATCTGGTACTTCCTGGTGCCGGACCTGCTGCCAGAAGGCCTGCAGGAATGGTTCAAGCAGGACCTCAACCCGACCACCTCGGCGCTGATCAGCGTGGTCATCTGCCTGGGCCTGTTCACCGCCGCCCGCGTGTGCGAACAGGTGCGTACCGGCATCCAGGCGCTGCCCCGCGGCCAGGAAGCCGCCGCCCGCGCCATGGGCTTCAGCCTGTCGCAGATCTACACCAACGTGCTGCTGCCGCAAGCCTACCGGATCATCATTCCGCCGCTCACCTCGGAATTCCTGAACGTGTTCAAGAACTCGTCGGTGGCGTCGCTGATCGGCCTGATGGAACTGCTGGCACAAACCAAGCAGACCGCCGAATTCTCGGCCAACCTGTTCGAGGCCTTCACCCTGGCCACGCTGATCTACTTCACCCTGAACATGGGCCTGATGCTGCTGATGCGCATGGTCGAGAAGAAAGTCTCGGTGCCCGGCCTGATTTCCGTAGGGGGCAAATAA
- a CDS encoding amino acid ABC transporter permease → MDMDFSEIIPALPALWEGMVMTLQLMVMGVVGGIVLGTILALMRLSSSKLLSNVAGAYVNYFRSIPLLLVITWFYLAVPFVLRWITGEDTPVGAFTSCVVAFMMFEAAYFCEIVRAGVQSISKGQMGAAQALGMTYGQTMRLIILPQAFRKMTPLLLQQSIILFQDTSLVYTVGLVDFLNSARSNGDIIGRSHEFLIFAGVVYFLISFSASWLVKRLQKRITV, encoded by the coding sequence ATGGACATGGATTTCAGCGAAATCATCCCGGCCCTGCCTGCCCTGTGGGAAGGCATGGTCATGACCCTGCAGCTGATGGTCATGGGCGTGGTCGGCGGCATTGTGCTGGGGACCATCCTGGCCCTGATGCGCCTGTCGTCGAGCAAGCTGCTGTCGAACGTGGCCGGCGCCTACGTCAACTACTTCCGCTCGATCCCGCTGCTGCTGGTCATCACCTGGTTCTACCTGGCGGTACCGTTCGTGCTGCGCTGGATCACCGGCGAGGACACCCCGGTGGGTGCCTTCACCTCCTGCGTGGTGGCATTCATGATGTTCGAGGCCGCGTACTTCTGCGAAATCGTCCGCGCCGGCGTGCAGTCGATCTCCAAGGGCCAGATGGGCGCCGCCCAGGCACTGGGCATGACCTACGGCCAGACCATGCGCCTGATCATCCTGCCCCAGGCTTTCCGCAAGATGACCCCGCTGCTGCTGCAGCAGAGCATCATCCTGTTCCAGGACACCTCGCTGGTATACACCGTGGGCCTGGTGGACTTCCTCAACTCGGCACGCTCCAACGGCGACATCATCGGGCGCTCCCATGAGTTCCTGATCTTCGCCGGTGTCGTGTACTTCCTCATCAGCTTCTCCGCTTCGTGGCTGGTCAAGCGCCTGCAAAAAAGGATCACCGTATGA
- a CDS encoding amino acid ABC transporter ATP-binding protein, protein MISIKNVNKWYGDFQVLTDCSTEVKKGEVVVVCGPSGSGKSTLIKCVNALEPFQKGDIVVDGTSIADPKTNLPKLRSRVGMVFQHFELFPHLSITENLTIAQRKVLGRSEAEATKKGLALLDRVGLGAHAKKHPGQLSGGQQQRVAIARALSMDPIVMLFDEPTSALDPEMVNEVLDVMVELAHEGMTMMCVTHEMGFARKVANRVIFMDKGNIIEDCQKEDFFGNPSARHERTQHFLSKILQH, encoded by the coding sequence ATGATTTCCATCAAGAACGTCAACAAGTGGTACGGGGACTTCCAGGTACTGACCGACTGCAGCACCGAGGTCAAGAAGGGTGAAGTGGTGGTGGTATGCGGCCCGTCGGGCTCGGGCAAGTCCACCCTGATCAAGTGCGTCAACGCCCTGGAGCCGTTCCAGAAAGGTGACATCGTGGTCGACGGCACCTCGATCGCCGACCCCAAGACCAACCTGCCCAAGCTGCGTTCGCGCGTCGGCATGGTGTTCCAGCACTTCGAGCTGTTTCCGCACCTGTCCATCACCGAGAACCTGACCATTGCCCAGCGCAAGGTGCTTGGCCGCAGCGAAGCGGAAGCGACCAAGAAGGGCCTGGCCCTGCTCGACCGTGTCGGCCTCGGTGCCCACGCCAAGAAGCACCCAGGCCAGCTGTCCGGCGGCCAGCAGCAGCGCGTGGCGATCGCCCGTGCCCTGTCGATGGACCCGATCGTCATGCTGTTCGACGAACCGACCTCGGCGCTGGACCCGGAGATGGTCAACGAAGTACTGGACGTGATGGTCGAACTGGCCCACGAAGGCATGACCATGATGTGCGTGACCCACGAAATGGGCTTCGCCCGCAAGGTGGCCAACCGCGTGATCTTCATGGACAAGGGCAACATCATCGAGGATTGCCAGAAGGAAGACTTCTTCGGCAACCCGAGCGCCCGCCACGAGCGTACCCAGCACTTCCTCAGCAAGATCCTGCAACACTGA
- a CDS encoding sensor histidine kinase yields MKCDPSLLLPAKPAVKSRLLRQLLLPPLIILLMVGLGMAGYLISESNGIRTLSENGERQLELHARTVESEISKYTYLPSLLELEDSVSHLLTDPDGGSRQIVNEYLEGLNRRSRSRAIFVLDTNGRVQATSNWRDADSFLGEDLSFRAYFQTAVRGEPGRFYGIGSTTGEAGYYLAHGLEEHGKIIGVAVIKVRLDTLEERWQRARLEAFVSDENGIIILSSDPARRLKSVRPLTPQIKERLARSLQYYWWPLNELQPLARETLADGVEKLTFPANSETAQGKAREMAYLAQTRRLVDTPWHFTLLTPLQDLRRESMVQGILVGVAFALLAILGIAWNERRKVIATRLAAREALQEANSQLERRITERTADLRASNERLKGQIRERRHAEQTLRHAQDELVQAGKLAAIGQMSTSIAHELNQPLAALRTLSGNTVRFLERGALETASTNLRTMNDLIDRMGRITASLRSFARRSDDSGQASLAKAVDATLQVLANRISACHLQLHNQFEDQQLAIDQTRLEQILVNLIGNALDAMAAQPLPQLWLEGELQGDKYRLQVRDNGHGIDAEARKHLFEPFFTTKPGEHGLGLGLTLSASLAAAAKGSLNVEHPASGGTAFVLALPLVSPPSESAEHP; encoded by the coding sequence ATGAAATGCGATCCTTCGCTTCTTCTCCCTGCCAAGCCTGCCGTGAAATCCCGCCTGCTCCGCCAATTGCTGTTGCCGCCACTGATCATCCTGCTGATGGTCGGCCTGGGTATGGCTGGCTACCTGATCAGCGAGAGCAACGGTATCCGCACCCTCAGCGAAAACGGCGAACGCCAGCTGGAGCTGCACGCGCGCACGGTCGAGAGCGAAATCAGCAAGTACACCTACCTGCCGAGCCTGCTGGAGCTGGAAGACAGCGTCTCGCACCTGCTCACCGACCCTGATGGCGGCTCGCGGCAGATCGTCAACGAATACCTCGAAGGCCTGAACCGGCGCAGCCGCAGCCGGGCCATCTTCGTCCTCGACACCAATGGCCGGGTCCAGGCCACCAGCAACTGGCGCGATGCCGACTCGTTCCTCGGCGAGGACCTGTCGTTCCGTGCCTACTTCCAGACCGCCGTGCGCGGCGAGCCCGGGCGTTTCTACGGTATCGGCAGCACCACCGGCGAGGCCGGCTATTACCTGGCCCATGGCCTGGAGGAGCACGGCAAGATCATTGGCGTGGCGGTGATCAAAGTGCGCCTGGACACCCTCGAGGAGCGCTGGCAGCGTGCCCGCCTGGAAGCGTTCGTCAGCGACGAGAACGGCATCATCATCCTTTCCAGCGACCCGGCCCGGCGCCTGAAGTCGGTACGCCCGCTGACCCCGCAGATCAAGGAGCGCCTGGCCCGTAGCCTGCAATACTACTGGTGGCCGCTGAACGAACTGCAGCCCCTGGCCCGGGAAACCCTGGCCGATGGTGTGGAAAAGCTGACCTTCCCGGCCAACAGCGAAACCGCACAGGGCAAGGCCCGCGAAATGGCCTACCTGGCCCAGACCCGGCGCCTGGTCGACACACCCTGGCATTTCACCCTGCTGACCCCGCTGCAGGACCTGCGCCGCGAATCCATGGTACAGGGCATCCTGGTGGGCGTGGCCTTCGCCTTGTTGGCGATCCTCGGCATTGCCTGGAACGAACGGCGCAAGGTCATCGCCACCCGCCTGGCAGCCCGCGAGGCCCTGCAGGAAGCCAACAGCCAGCTGGAACGACGGATTACCGAACGCACGGCCGACCTGCGCGCCAGCAATGAACGCCTCAAGGGCCAGATTCGCGAGCGCCGGCATGCCGAGCAGACCCTGCGCCACGCCCAGGACGAACTGGTACAGGCCGGCAAGCTGGCCGCCATCGGGCAGATGTCCACCAGCATTGCCCACGAACTGAACCAGCCGCTGGCCGCGCTGCGCACGCTGTCTGGCAACACCGTGCGCTTCCTCGAGCGCGGGGCACTGGAAACCGCCAGCACCAACCTGCGCACCATGAACGACCTGATCGACCGCATGGGCCGCATCACCGCCAGCCTGCGCTCGTTCGCCCGACGCAGTGACGACAGCGGCCAGGCCTCGCTGGCCAAGGCAGTGGACGCTACCCTGCAGGTGCTGGCCAACCGCATCAGCGCCTGCCACCTGCAGCTGCACAATCAGTTCGAGGACCAGCAGCTGGCCATCGACCAGACCCGCCTGGAGCAGATCCTGGTCAACCTGATCGGCAACGCCCTGGATGCCATGGCCGCCCAGCCGCTGCCGCAACTGTGGCTGGAAGGCGAGCTGCAGGGCGACAAGTACCGTTTGCAGGTGCGCGACAATGGCCACGGCATCGACGCCGAGGCGCGCAAGCACCTGTTCGAACCTTTCTTCACCACCAAACCGGGCGAACACGGCCTGGGCCTGGGCCTGACCCTGTCGGCGAGCCTTGCCGCCGCCGCCAAGGGCAGCCTCAACGTCGAGCACCCCGCCAGCGGCGGCACGGCCTTCGTCCTGGCCCTGCCCCTGGTCTCACCCCCTAGCGAATCGGCAGAGCACCCATGA
- a CDS encoding sigma-54-dependent transcriptional regulator, whose amino-acid sequence MLGCQQALALEDIACEGVGSAEQALERIGDDFAGIVVSDIRLPGIDGLELLNRLKARDRSLPVVLITGHGDIDMAVGAMRNGAYDFMEKPFSPERLVDVVRRALEQRGLSREVVALRRQLAEQSSLEGRIIGRSPAMEHLRELIANVADTSANVLIEGETGTGKELVARCLHDFSRRQGQPFVALNCGGLPENLFESEIFGHEANAFTGAGKRRIGKIEHANGGTLFLDEVESMPINLQIKLLRVLQERTLERLGSNQSIPVDCRVIAATKSDLDAMGQSGQFRSDLYYRLNVVTLELPPLRERREDILQLFEHFLQQSALRFDRETPALDSQTLSRLMAHDWPGNVRELRNVAERYALGLPAFKKGPSGGASQGLGFAEAVEAFERNLLGDALQRTGGNLSQASQELGMAKTTLFDKVKKYGLG is encoded by the coding sequence CTGCTCGGCTGCCAACAGGCGTTGGCCCTGGAAGACATCGCCTGCGAAGGCGTAGGCAGCGCCGAACAGGCGCTGGAACGCATCGGCGACGACTTTGCCGGCATCGTCGTCAGCGATATCCGCCTGCCGGGCATCGATGGCCTGGAGCTGCTCAACCGCCTCAAGGCCCGCGACCGCAGCCTGCCGGTGGTGCTGATCACCGGCCACGGCGATATCGACATGGCGGTCGGCGCCATGCGCAATGGCGCCTACGACTTCATGGAAAAACCCTTCTCCCCGGAGCGCCTGGTCGACGTGGTGCGCCGCGCCCTTGAGCAGCGCGGGCTGTCGCGCGAAGTGGTGGCCCTGCGCCGCCAGCTGGCCGAGCAAAGCAGCCTGGAGGGGCGCATCATTGGCCGCTCGCCGGCCATGGAGCACCTGCGCGAACTGATCGCCAACGTCGCCGATACCTCGGCCAACGTGCTGATCGAAGGCGAAACCGGTACCGGCAAGGAACTGGTCGCCCGCTGCCTGCACGACTTCAGCCGCCGCCAGGGCCAGCCGTTCGTGGCACTGAACTGTGGCGGCCTGCCGGAAAACCTGTTCGAAAGCGAGATTTTCGGCCACGAGGCCAACGCCTTCACCGGTGCCGGCAAACGCCGCATCGGCAAGATCGAACATGCCAACGGCGGCACGCTGTTCCTCGACGAGGTGGAGAGCATGCCGATCAACCTGCAGATCAAGCTGTTGCGCGTGCTGCAGGAGCGCACCCTGGAGCGGCTGGGCTCGAACCAGAGCATTCCAGTGGACTGCCGGGTGATCGCGGCCACCAAGTCCGACCTGGATGCCATGGGCCAGAGCGGCCAGTTCCGCAGCGACCTGTATTACCGGCTGAACGTGGTGACCCTGGAGCTGCCGCCGCTGCGCGAGCGCCGCGAAGACATCCTGCAGCTGTTCGAACACTTTCTGCAGCAGTCGGCCCTGCGCTTCGACCGCGAAACGCCTGCGCTGGACAGCCAGACCTTGTCGCGCCTGATGGCCCACGACTGGCCAGGCAACGTGCGTGAACTGCGCAACGTCGCCGAACGCTATGCCCTCGGCCTGCCAGCGTTCAAGAAAGGCCCCAGCGGTGGTGCCAGCCAAGGCTTGGGCTTTGCCGAGGCGGTGGAAGCGTTCGAGCGCAACCTGCTCGGCGATGCCCTGCAACGCACTGGCGGCAACCTGAGCCAGGCCAGCCAGGAGCTGGGCATGGCCAAGACCACGCTTTTCGATAAAGTGAAGAAATACGGCCTCGGCTGA
- a CDS encoding GlpM family protein, whose translation MDLVFKAALGAGVVVLLAVLSKTRNYYIAGLVPLFPTFALIAHYIVGKGRSIADLKTTILFGMWSIIPYFVYLATLYVLVDRMRLEASLALATVAWLMAATVLVTLWVRMH comes from the coding sequence GTGGACCTGGTATTCAAAGCTGCCCTGGGCGCTGGCGTGGTGGTGCTGCTGGCGGTGCTGTCGAAGACGCGCAATTACTACATCGCCGGGCTGGTGCCGCTGTTCCCCACCTTCGCCCTGATTGCCCACTACATCGTCGGCAAGGGGCGCAGCATTGCCGACCTGAAGACCACCATCCTGTTCGGCATGTGGTCGATCATTCCGTACTTCGTGTACCTGGCGACCTTGTATGTACTGGTCGACCGCATGCGCCTGGAGGCATCGCTGGCATTGGCCACGGTAGCCTGGCTGATGGCGGCGACCGTGCTGGTGACCTTGTGGGTGCGGATGCACTAG
- a CDS encoding alpha/beta fold hydrolase, with translation MRAFWLFLFFVFGVPASFAEQRCDAHVPVQRAELGAVSLVYQSVGAPRDPALLLVMGLGGQLIHWPDDVVEALCRQGFRVIRYDNRDVGLSRWSQLPPSANLTVELLRYKLGLPVAAPYTLTDMADDGLRLMDALGVRQFHVLGVSMGGMIAQHLAAMAPERVRSLTLVMSSSGAAGLPAPDPALVQLLARRSAPNREVAIEQQADLLAALGSPEVRDDRAALLQQAAVAYDRAFNPEGAKRQIMAILAEPSRVELLNQLRVPTLVVHGTADPLLPVMHGVHLAAHIQGSQLRLIPGLAHRFQEPFKAPLLGAVLPYLQAHRQDVTHIAGL, from the coding sequence ATGCGGGCTTTTTGGCTTTTTCTTTTCTTTGTATTCGGCGTACCTGCGAGTTTCGCTGAACAGCGTTGTGACGCCCACGTGCCGGTGCAGCGTGCCGAACTGGGCGCGGTCAGCCTGGTGTATCAGAGCGTCGGTGCCCCACGCGACCCGGCCTTGCTGCTGGTGATGGGCCTTGGCGGGCAGCTGATCCACTGGCCGGACGACGTGGTCGAAGCGTTGTGCCGCCAGGGCTTTCGGGTGATTCGCTATGACAACCGCGATGTCGGCCTGTCACGCTGGAGCCAGCTGCCACCGTCGGCCAACCTGACGGTCGAACTGCTGCGCTACAAGCTGGGCCTGCCGGTGGCTGCGCCCTATACGCTGACCGACATGGCGGACGATGGCCTGCGCCTGATGGATGCGTTGGGCGTGCGCCAGTTTCATGTGCTGGGGGTGAGCATGGGCGGCATGATTGCCCAGCACCTGGCCGCCATGGCGCCCGAGCGCGTGCGCAGCCTGACGCTGGTCATGTCCAGTTCAGGGGCGGCGGGGTTGCCGGCGCCGGATCCGGCGCTGGTGCAGTTGCTGGCCCGGCGCAGCGCTCCGAACCGCGAAGTGGCCATCGAACAGCAGGCCGACCTGCTGGCGGCGCTGGGTAGCCCCGAGGTGCGTGACGACCGTGCGGCCTTGCTGCAGCAGGCGGCGGTGGCCTATGACCGGGCGTTCAACCCCGAGGGGGCCAAGCGCCAGATCATGGCGATACTGGCCGAGCCGAGCAGGGTCGAGTTGCTGAACCAGTTGCGGGTGCCGACCCTGGTGGTGCATGGCACGGCCGACCCGTTGCTGCCGGTGATGCATGGCGTGCATCTGGCGGCGCATATCCAGGGCAGCCAGCTGCGCTTGATACCGGGGTTGGCGCACCGCTTCCAGGAGCCGTTCAAGGCGCCGTTGCTGGGGGCGGTGTTGCCTTACCTGCAGGCACATCGGCAGGATGTCACGCATATCGCAGGGCTCTGA
- the metR gene encoding transcriptional regulator MetR has protein sequence MLEIRHLKTLHALREADSLVEAAERLHLTQSALSHQFKELEERLGLPLFVRKTKPIRFTSAGLRLLQLADATLPLLRGAERDIARLAGGTAGRLHMAIECHSCFQWLMPTIDQFRDAWPEVELDLASGFAFAPLPALARGDLDLVVTSDPLDLAGITYVPLFTYEAMLAVANQHPLASKPYIVPQDLLDQTLITYPVERDRLDIFTRFLEPADIEPAAVRTSELTVMMMQLVASGRGVCGMPHWALHEYSSRGYVKGKRLGEKGLFATLYAAVRTDMLDAPYMRDFLLTAKDTSFATLDGVSAVR, from the coding sequence GTGCTGGAGATCCGTCACCTGAAAACCCTTCATGCCCTGCGCGAGGCCGACAGCCTGGTGGAGGCCGCCGAGCGCCTGCACCTGACCCAGTCGGCGCTGTCGCACCAGTTCAAGGAGCTGGAGGAGCGCCTGGGCCTGCCGCTGTTCGTGCGCAAGACCAAGCCGATCCGCTTCACCAGCGCCGGGTTGCGCCTGCTGCAACTGGCCGATGCCACCCTGCCGCTGCTGCGCGGCGCCGAACGTGACATCGCGCGCCTGGCCGGTGGCACCGCCGGGCGCCTGCACATGGCCATCGAATGCCACAGCTGCTTCCAGTGGCTGATGCCGACCATCGACCAGTTCCGTGACGCCTGGCCGGAGGTGGAGCTGGACCTGGCCTCCGGCTTTGCCTTCGCCCCACTGCCGGCCCTGGCCCGCGGTGACCTCGACCTGGTGGTGACCTCCGACCCGCTGGACCTGGCGGGCATCACCTACGTACCGCTGTTCACCTACGAGGCGATGCTGGCGGTGGCCAACCAGCATCCCTTGGCCAGCAAGCCCTACATCGTGCCGCAGGACCTGCTTGACCAGACCCTGATCACCTACCCGGTGGAGCGCGACCGCCTGGACATCTTCACCCGCTTCCTGGAGCCGGCCGACATCGAGCCCGCTGCCGTGCGCACCTCGGAGCTGACGGTGATGATGATGCAACTGGTGGCCAGCGGCCGTGGCGTGTGCGGCATGCCGCACTGGGCGCTGCACGAGTACAGTTCGCGCGGGTATGTGAAGGGCAAGCGCCTGGGTGAAAAAGGGCTGTTCGCCACGCTTTATGCCGCCGTGCGCACCGACATGCTCGATGCGCCATACATGCGCGACTTCCTGCTGACGGCGAAGGACACCTCGTTCGCTACCCTCGATGGCGTCAGCGCGGTGCGCTGA
- a CDS encoding NUDIX hydrolase: MPNTIRIAAALLIDPQGRTLLVRKRGTQAFMQPGGKIDAGETPVQALVRELHEELGLHIDPAQAVHLGQFSAPAANEPGFEVQAELFRVDSAAAVLPAAEIEEVVWLAADQAPAMQLAPLTRDLILPLYRQAVSAPR, translated from the coding sequence ATGCCCAACACCATCCGCATCGCCGCCGCCCTGCTGATCGACCCCCAGGGACGCACCCTGCTGGTACGCAAACGCGGCACCCAGGCCTTCATGCAGCCCGGTGGCAAGATCGATGCTGGCGAAACCCCGGTGCAGGCGCTGGTGCGCGAGCTGCATGAGGAACTGGGCCTGCACATCGACCCGGCCCAGGCCGTGCACCTGGGCCAGTTCAGCGCCCCGGCCGCCAACGAGCCGGGGTTCGAGGTACAAGCCGAACTGTTCCGTGTCGACAGCGCCGCAGCCGTGCTGCCGGCCGCGGAGATCGAGGAGGTGGTGTGGCTGGCCGCTGACCAGGCCCCCGCCATGCAGCTGGCACCTCTGACCCGCGACCTGATCCTGCCGCTATACCGCCAGGCCGTCAGCGCACCGCGCTGA